The window TTGAGGACTTTTCTGTGGAGAGCGGCAAGACGCGCGACATGCTCAGCATTCTGCAAGGGATCGGCGTGGCCGACAAGAAGACGCTGCTTCTTATCCCTGCTGCCGATGAAATGCTGCTGCGGGCGGGCCGCAACTTGCCCAATTTGGAGATCCGCCAGGCCAGCACGGTGTCGACCTACGACATTCTCAATTGCCAGATGCTGGTCATTCAGAAAAGCGCCTTGGACGAAATGCAGAAGGTGTTGGTGTCATGAGAAAGCTGCACATTATCTTGCGCCGGCCCATAGTCACCGAGAAGATGCTCAAGCTGCAGGAGACGCATAGGCAGTACGCCTTCGAGGTCGACGCCGAGGCCAACAAGATCGCCGTCAAAGAGGCGGTGGAGAAAAAGTTCGACGTCACCGTGGAAGACGTGCGCATCATGAACGTGAAGGGCAAGAGCAAGCGGATGAACACCAGGCGTGGTCTCACCCGTGGGCGGCGCGCCAACTGGCGCAAGGCGATTGTCACCTTGCGCGAAGGCGACACCATCGACCTGTTCGGTACGCGTTAGCACATGACAAGCTCAAGGTAGAAAGAGACCCTGATGGCAGTCAAGACGTTCAAACCGGTAACCCCGACGCTGCGGTTTCGCACGGTTTCGGCATTCGACGAAATCACCGAGACCAAGCCGGAGAAGAGCCTACTGGCTCCGCTGCGCAAGACGGGCGGCCGCAACAACGTGGGAAGGATCACTTCGCGCCGCCGTGGTGGTGGCCACAAGCGCGCTTATCGGCTCATCGATTTCAAGCGCGACAAGCTGGAAATCCCCGCGCGGGTGGCTTCCATCCAGTACGACCCGAACCGCTCGGCCAATGTGGCGCTCTTGCACTACGCAGACGGCGAGAAGCGCTACATCCTTGCGCCGGTCGGCCTCAAGGTGGGCGATGAAGTGCTCTCTGGGGAAAAGCCCGAGATCAGAATCGGCAATGCCATGCCGTTGCGTAACATCCCGCTGGGCACTTTCATCCACAATGTGGAGCTGAAGCCTGGCAAGGGCGGGCAGATCGCGCGCGGCGCGGGTACCTATGCGCAACTGGTGGCGAAGGAGGGTGACTACGGCCATGTGCGCCTTCCATCGGGCGAGGTACGGCTCATCCGCCTGGAGTGCAGAGCCACCCTCGGCCAGGTGGGCAACGTTGAGCACGATTCGCTGAGTCTGGGCAAGGCCGGCGCCTCGCGCTGGCTGGGCCGTCGCCCCAAGGTGCGCGGCGTAGCAATGAACCCTGTGGACCACCCCATGGGCGGAGGCGAGGGCAAGAGCTCTGGAGGTCGCCATCCTTGCTCGCCGTGGGGTCAATTGGCCAAAGGGTTGAAAACCCGCGGCCGGAAACCTTCTGACAAGCTCATTATCAGGAGAAGAAAAGGCTAAGCGAGGAGACATGGCGCGCTCGGTAAAGAAAGGTCCGTACGTCGACCAGAAATTGCTGAAGAAGATCGAAGCCTTGAACAGGGCCAACCAGAAGAAGGTCATCAAGACGTGGGCTCGCCGCTCCACCATTCCGCCGGAATTTGTCGGCCATACGTTGGCGGTGCACAACGGCAACAAGTTTATCCCGGTGTTCATTACCGAGAACATGGTGGGACATAAACTGGGCGAGTTCGCACCGACGAGGACTTTCCGCGGCCATCCAGAGAAGGCAAAGGAAAAGGCGACGCGCGTGCATTGATGGCGAGTAGAGGCATTCTGAGCGGAGATAGGTGATGGAAGGACGTTGTGTGGCAAAATACTTGAGGACGTCGCCGCGAAAGATGCGCCAAGTGGCGGACTTGATCCGGGGCCGCGGCGTTGAGGATGCGCTCAACATCCTCCACTTCAGCCCCAAGGCGGCATCTCGCCCCTTGGAGAAAGCGCTGCGCTCGGCAGTGGCGAATCTCATGAACAGCGACGAGGGCGCCAAGCTCTCGCCAGAGGAACTCTTCGTCAAAGAGATCCAAGTCAATGCGGGCTTTACCCTGCGCCGCTATCGCGCGGGATCCATGGGGCGAGCAAGCAGGATTCGCAAGCGCACCTGCCACGTTGCCATCGTGGTCGCTGACGCAGGCGAAAAGGCAGCTCACGCTTAAGTGGTGCCGTTTGTTACCCTGATCACCAGCAGGAGGAGAGTTTGGGACAAAAGGCAAATCCAATTGGCATGCGCGTAGGCATCACCCGCACGTGGGAGTCGAACTGGTTTGACGAGCGGGATTTTGCCGGCAAGTTATCGGAAGACCTGTTGTTGCGCAACTACATCAGGAACCGACTCCAGCGCGCAGGTGTGTCCAGGATCGAGATCGAGCGCACCGCGAAGAACATCAAGGTCACGATTCACACGGCACGGCCAGGGATTGTGATCGGGCGCAAAGGCGCCGAGGTGGACAAGATCAAAGAAGAGCTGGAGCGGCTGACCAAGACAGAGGTTCACATAAATATTCAGGAGATCAAGCGGCCGGAGCTGGATGCCTACCTGGTGGCCGAGAATATCGCCAGTCAGCTGGTGGCCAAGGTCTCTTTTCGCAAAGCGATGAAGCGGGCCATCATGTCCACCATGCGCATGGGGGCCGAGGGAGTGCGGATCGTCTGCTCGGGAAGGCTGGGCGGCGCAGAAATGGCCCGCACCGAGCAATACCGGGAAGGGCGGATCCCTCTCCACACCTTCCGCGCGGACATCGATTTTGCCCGCGCCACTGCGCGCACGACCTACGGCACGGTGGGGGTCAAGGTGTGGATTTGCAAGGGCGAAGTCTTGGGCGCCAAGGGCGCCGTGGAACATAGTCGAGACTGATACGGAGATAGCACCTTATGTTAATGCCAAAGCGCACCA of the Calditrichota bacterium genome contains:
- the rplB gene encoding 50S ribosomal protein L2 — protein: MAVKTFKPVTPTLRFRTVSAFDEITETKPEKSLLAPLRKTGGRNNVGRITSRRRGGGHKRAYRLIDFKRDKLEIPARVASIQYDPNRSANVALLHYADGEKRYILAPVGLKVGDEVLSGEKPEIRIGNAMPLRNIPLGTFIHNVELKPGKGGQIARGAGTYAQLVAKEGDYGHVRLPSGEVRLIRLECRATLGQVGNVEHDSLSLGKAGASRWLGRRPKVRGVAMNPVDHPMGGGEGKSSGGRHPCSPWGQLAKGLKTRGRKPSDKLIIRRRKG
- the rpsS gene encoding 30S ribosomal protein S19; this translates as MARSVKKGPYVDQKLLKKIEALNRANQKKVIKTWARRSTIPPEFVGHTLAVHNGNKFIPVFITENMVGHKLGEFAPTRTFRGHPEKAKEKATRVH
- the rpsC gene encoding 30S ribosomal protein S3; translated protein: MGQKANPIGMRVGITRTWESNWFDERDFAGKLSEDLLLRNYIRNRLQRAGVSRIEIERTAKNIKVTIHTARPGIVIGRKGAEVDKIKEELERLTKTEVHINIQEIKRPELDAYLVAENIASQLVAKVSFRKAMKRAIMSTMRMGAEGVRIVCSGRLGGAEMARTEQYREGRIPLHTFRADIDFARATARTTYGTVGVKVWICKGEVLGAKGAVEHSRD
- the rplV gene encoding 50S ribosomal protein L22, with product MEGRCVAKYLRTSPRKMRQVADLIRGRGVEDALNILHFSPKAASRPLEKALRSAVANLMNSDEGAKLSPEELFVKEIQVNAGFTLRRYRAGSMGRASRIRKRTCHVAIVVADAGEKAAHA
- the rplW gene encoding 50S ribosomal protein L23, yielding MRKLHIILRRPIVTEKMLKLQETHRQYAFEVDAEANKIAVKEAVEKKFDVTVEDVRIMNVKGKSKRMNTRRGLTRGRRANWRKAIVTLREGDTIDLFGTR